In Bacillus thuringiensis, the DNA window CACCTTAGGGTGTCTTTTCTTTTTTTCAAAAAAGAAAATTGTACTTTTAAACGCAGTTTACATACAAAATAACCGATTCCTTATATGTTAAGAAACCGGTTATGTATTTCCTTGCTTTTTTAGGGGGGCTTTTTCTTGTAATGGTCTTAAATGATTGATTTAAGGTTATACACTAAAATTATAAATAAAAGATAGAGTAAAAATTATATAAGAAATAAATGTAACAAAAACAAGAAAACATATAAACTGAGAATTAGATACATATTGCTCTATTCTTTTTTTTATGTTAATTCGTATTCTTTTGCAAATGTGAAGTATCAATTGGGATCTGAGCTTTCCAAGATCCAATTACTTTTCCAATTCTAGTTATATTTACGTCTAAAGTAAGGGGCTGTTTAAAAACGTCTTTTTCTTCAGTCGTTATAACAAATGTAGAAACACCTTCGGGTCTATCATTATCACGAATGCCTATTTCATCTAATTTTTTACCTGCTGCTATAAGTTCAAAAGGAAGACGATCATCTGAATCCTGGATAAATGATAGTCTTCCATCATCTTTAATTTCAGGGTTTTCCTCTTGTTGCCCATTAATTTTACCATCACTTTGGAGATCTAATCCTGATGTATCAAATTCAAATGGTACTAAACTTCCGTCAGCTTTTTCCATTCTATAATGAACTGATATACGTGAATCTGCGATAAATAATTCTTTGAGATGTACAGTAATACCTTGATCTGTAATTTTTTCATCAATAGGAATATATTTCCCATTCTTCATCATATCTTGTACGACACCATTTTCATCTCTTATTCCTTCATTTACAACTTTATCATTTGTAATTGCATCAGAAAAATATGACGCAACATTTGTAGCCGCCACT includes these proteins:
- a CDS encoding DUF4179 domain-containing protein, producing MKCYDIGFIQTYIDGELSHDIRKEFTKHLDTCEACQDLLVEINKLNQWENVMLDEESANSPQEIKIDVEQAWKTFENRSKLDNVSNINHKKQQKKGMFTNMSKKSKRFIYTAVAGAALFTAAMIPQVQVAATNVASYFSDAITNDKVVNEGIRDENGVVQDMMKNGKYIPIDEKITDQGITVHLKELFIADSRISVHYRMEKADGSLVPFEFDTSGLDLQSDGKINGQQEENPEIKDDGRLSFIQDSDDRLPFELIAAGKKLDEIGIRDNDRPEGVSTFVITTEEKDVFKQPLTLDVNITRIGKVIGSWKAQIPIDTSHLQKNTN